The Synergistaceae bacterium genome includes a window with the following:
- a CDS encoding DedA family protein yields the protein MNLLSALTSWLVDTIGKMGYTGIISLMFLESSFFPFPSEVVMPPAGYLAWKGEMSLTLVLLSGIAGSLLGALFNYWLAVKLGRPLLLKYGKYFFISQETIDKAEKFFNTHGHISTFVCRLLPGIRQYVSLPAGLARMPLKQFCIYTGLGAGIWVFVLTFAGYLLGEHQELLKQYLHVITISCIALAVIAGLIYYFVIKARKNKS from the coding sequence ATGAATTTATTATCTGCTTTAACATCGTGGCTGGTTGATACAATCGGCAAAATGGGTTACACGGGTATAATCTCGTTAATGTTTCTTGAATCGTCATTCTTTCCTTTCCCTAGTGAAGTAGTAATGCCGCCCGCCGGTTATTTAGCTTGGAAGGGTGAAATGTCTTTAACTCTTGTATTACTATCAGGAATCGCAGGGAGTTTACTGGGAGCATTATTTAATTATTGGCTTGCTGTCAAACTTGGCCGGCCGTTATTATTAAAATATGGAAAATATTTCTTTATCTCACAAGAGACTATAGACAAAGCGGAAAAATTTTTTAACACTCACGGACATATAAGCACGTTTGTATGTAGATTATTACCGGGTATTCGTCAGTATGTTTCATTGCCTGCGGGACTTGCAAGAATGCCGCTCAAACAATTTTGTATTTATACGGGACTCGGCGCGGGGATATGGGTATTTGTGCTGACTTTCGCGGGGTATTTACTCGGTGAACATCAGGAATTATTAAAGCAATATTTACACGTCATCACAATTTCATGTATAGCACTCGCAGTAATTGCAGGCTTAATATATTATTTCGTGATCAAAGCAAGGAAAAATAAATCATGA
- a CDS encoding ankyrin repeat domain-containing protein — protein MPARKFIALFIAFSFIINIAAFSEAAKKQKIDVFKLAKNGTLSELKTAAKKGANFNVRRHYDEFPENYDDSDLTALDSSTPLFWAVAYNHNKGVIKFLVSQGLNVNDSCGAGNSYSANPLAFAVDSENLQAVRELIESGAKIHDNEVIDGNMFITLADKTSSTARLIFAEILKAGGNVNEHYEPAPDERKIYTLPLNKWTSTDPTENLLDSLAHYEWGIFRASCPALMFAVFYDNPVMIDLLLDSGADANIINAEGRKALDYAMIKPINSKIKRSKSFKRLQAATKK, from the coding sequence ATGCCAGCAAGAAAATTTATAGCATTATTTATAGCATTCTCATTTATTATAAATATAGCCGCATTCTCAGAAGCAGCAAAAAAACAAAAAATTGACGTATTCAAACTCGCAAAAAACGGGACTCTTTCTGAACTCAAGACAGCAGCAAAGAAGGGCGCAAATTTCAACGTAAGACGGCATTATGATGAATTCCCGGAGAATTATGACGACTCGGATTTAACAGCCCTTGACAGCTCGACTCCTTTATTCTGGGCGGTGGCATATAATCATAATAAGGGCGTAATAAAATTTTTAGTCTCTCAGGGACTCAACGTAAATGACTCATGCGGTGCAGGAAATTCATACAGCGCGAATCCCCTAGCATTTGCCGTAGATTCTGAAAATTTGCAGGCTGTCAGAGAATTAATCGAATCCGGCGCGAAAATACATGATAATGAAGTTATTGACGGTAATATGTTTATTACTCTCGCTGATAAAACGAGCAGCACAGCCAGATTAATTTTTGCTGAAATCCTGAAGGCCGGCGGAAATGTAAACGAACACTATGAGCCAGCACCCGACGAGAGAAAAATTTATACTTTGCCGCTTAATAAATGGACTTCAACAGATCCGACAGAAAATTTATTAGATAGTTTAGCTCATTATGAATGGGGGATTTTCCGGGCATCGTGTCCGGCCTTAATGTTTGCGGTTTTCTATGATAATCCCGTCATGATTGATTTATTGCTTGACTCGGGAGCAGACGCAAATATTATTAACGCAGAAGGACGCAAAGCACTTGATTATGCTATGATTAAGCCAATTAACAGCAAAATAAAACGCTCAAAATCTTTTAAACGTTTACAGGCAGCAACAAAGAAATAA
- the glpX gene encoding class II fructose-bisphosphatase yields the protein MALFAQDKNLAMELVRAAESAVIASGRCFGLGDKNEVDRTALEAMRNVLNGAAMKGFIVIGECGNHEVGTGEGPEMDIALAPIDGTRLMAQGQDGAISVIAAAPRNSMFNPENLFYLNKIVTGPEAANYIDIQAPIEFNVRITAKAKGKAIHETTVVMLDRPRNHEILEKVRAMGARIRLISDGDVAGALMTSLPGHETADLLLGIGGSPEAVITACALKCLDANMQCQPYFRNQDDEIKAKAGGLTRDTVFTIDDLVKSDNVFFAAAGGSDGDLLKGVHYHGAQIETNSLCMNAGTIRYISAVYSQKKLMEISENSTIREENFL from the coding sequence ATGGCATTATTTGCGCAGGATAAAAATTTAGCTATGGAACTTGTTAGAGCAGCAGAATCCGCAGTAATAGCATCAGGCCGCTGTTTTGGACTCGGCGATAAAAACGAGGTCGACCGCACAGCACTTGAAGCAATGCGTAATGTTCTGAACGGTGCCGCAATGAAGGGCTTTATCGTAATAGGTGAATGCGGAAATCACGAAGTCGGAACAGGTGAAGGCCCCGAAATGGATATAGCATTAGCACCAATTGACGGAACCCGCTTAATGGCACAAGGTCAGGACGGCGCAATAAGTGTTATAGCAGCTGCTCCGCGTAATTCAATGTTCAATCCCGAAAATTTATTTTACTTGAATAAAATAGTAACAGGACCTGAAGCAGCAAATTATATTGACATTCAAGCACCTATCGAATTTAACGTAAGAATCACAGCAAAGGCAAAGGGTAAGGCCATTCATGAAACAACAGTAGTAATGCTTGACAGACCGCGAAATCATGAAATTCTCGAAAAAGTCCGTGCTATGGGAGCAAGAATAAGACTTATAAGTGACGGCGACGTTGCAGGCGCATTAATGACGAGTCTTCCCGGTCATGAGACGGCGGATTTATTACTGGGAATCGGCGGATCTCCTGAAGCAGTTATTACGGCTTGTGCTTTGAAATGTCTTGACGCTAATATGCAGTGTCAGCCCTATTTCAGAAATCAAGATGACGAAATCAAAGCAAAGGCAGGGGGACTCACTCGCGACACAGTTTTTACGATTGACGATTTAGTTAAGAGTGATAATGTTTTCTTTGCAGCGGCGGGAGGTTCTGACGGCGATTTATTGAAAGGTGTTCACTATCACGGAGCGCAAATCGAGACGAATTCACTTTGTATGAATGCGGGCACAATTAGATATATTTCTGCTGTATACTCACAAAAAAAATTAATGGAAATTAGCGAAAACTCAACAATCAGGGAGGAAAATTTTTTATAA
- a CDS encoding YifB family Mg chelatase-like AAA ATPase: MSGILGVTLRGMEALPVEVEVEITRGLFAISIVGMADVAVKESRERVRAALRSLGLDLRGRVSVNLAPADIPKEGALLDLPIALEMILALGALKQCPKALYMGELALDGRLRRVRGAVPAAFLAKKMGVPLYIPSENAGEVALVQGVEAYCADNLAELINSLLGHEQPRPLPPVSIPDLPVNIDTDFADIKGQAQARRAAEIAAAGHHNLLLVGSPGSGKTLIAKAIRGILPPLTDDELVETLLVRSTLGMPINSTRERPFRTVHFSASTVSICGGGNNLRPGEVSLAHRGVLFLDEYTEFKRDLRESLRAPIEDGFITVSRAAGTVEYPSRVLLILAANPCPCGYAGDPVMTCKCSAVDIEKYARKLSGPIIDRVDLQVNVPRLTPDELLSFDNNGNQPESSSVIRERVIKARKIQQERWREFNIVCNAELPEKLVKKFLTLPDDARDFLVNMAAKLHLSGRGLSRTLKVSRTIADLAGDESIQKKHVAEALVFRQGYGRR; this comes from the coding sequence ATGAGCGGAATTTTAGGCGTAACTCTAAGAGGTATGGAAGCCCTCCCGGTTGAAGTTGAAGTAGAAATCACGAGGGGGCTTTTTGCTATATCAATTGTTGGAATGGCTGACGTTGCCGTGAAAGAATCCCGCGAAAGAGTCCGAGCTGCTTTGCGTTCCTTAGGGCTTGACTTAAGGGGGCGGGTCTCTGTGAATCTTGCTCCGGCTGATATTCCCAAAGAAGGCGCATTATTAGATTTACCCATTGCACTAGAAATGATTTTAGCGTTAGGAGCGTTAAAACAATGTCCAAAGGCTTTATACATGGGAGAATTAGCACTTGACGGCCGATTAAGACGTGTGAGGGGAGCAGTCCCCGCGGCATTTCTCGCTAAAAAAATGGGAGTCCCGTTATATATTCCCAGTGAGAACGCCGGAGAAGTCGCACTAGTTCAGGGTGTAGAAGCATATTGCGCTGATAATCTAGCAGAGTTAATTAACAGCTTACTCGGACATGAACAGCCCCGCCCATTGCCGCCCGTTTCGATTCCTGATTTGCCGGTAAATATTGACACAGATTTTGCGGACATTAAGGGGCAGGCTCAAGCAAGACGAGCCGCAGAAATCGCCGCAGCTGGTCATCATAATTTATTATTAGTCGGTTCGCCCGGAAGCGGCAAAACTTTAATAGCTAAGGCAATACGTGGAATTCTCCCGCCATTAACTGATGATGAACTTGTAGAGACTCTTTTAGTTCGCAGCACACTCGGAATGCCTATTAACTCAACCCGTGAAAGACCCTTCAGAACTGTACATTTTAGCGCAAGTACTGTATCAATCTGCGGAGGCGGGAATAATTTGCGGCCCGGTGAAGTCTCACTTGCTCATAGAGGCGTGTTATTTCTTGACGAGTATACGGAATTTAAACGCGATTTAAGGGAGAGTCTGCGAGCTCCCATTGAAGACGGATTTATAACAGTCAGCAGAGCAGCCGGAACAGTCGAATATCCTTCACGAGTCTTGCTTATTTTAGCCGCAAATCCATGTCCCTGCGGTTATGCCGGTGATCCCGTTATGACGTGTAAATGTTCAGCCGTTGATATTGAGAAATACGCGCGCAAATTATCAGGCCCGATTATAGACAGAGTCGACTTACAAGTTAATGTGCCTAGATTGACTCCTGATGAGCTGCTTTCATTTGATAATAACGGTAATCAGCCCGAGTCAAGTTCAGTTATTCGCGAAAGAGTTATTAAAGCTCGCAAAATTCAGCAAGAAAGATGGCGGGAATTCAATATAGTATGTAATGCGGAATTGCCGGAAAAACTCGTTAAAAAATTTCTGACTCTCCCTGATGACGCGCGTGATTTTCTCGTGAACATGGCCGCAAAATTGCATCTATCAGGGCGGGGACTAAGCAGGACTCTAAAAGTTTCGCGGACTATTGCGGATTTAGCAGGCGATGAGTCAATCCAGAAAAAACACGTTGCTGAGGCTTTAGTATTCAGACAAGGCTACGGAAGGAGATAA